The following are encoded in a window of Fulvia fulva chromosome 7, complete sequence genomic DNA:
- a CDS encoding Cytochrome P450 monooxygenase mpaDE: protein MADEFLATPKPPPELNIPTSSNIVKVSCIDSTSRFRLPITNFLQPDYVGHDKLCGPSFSFLIEHPSSKPVLFDLGVRKDWEELPSYPKFVKNNWYINVPKDVPEILGENGVDVDGGAISAIIWSHHHWDHVGDASRFPSSTELVVGPGFKDAYLPGYPKNEKSTLLETDFEGRNVREVDVKGEGGGLRIGRFYAYDYFGDGSFYLLDTPGHSVGHMCGLARTSSSPHSFVFMGGDAAHHGGEFRPTEYLPLPTEVKPSPLKRRNVCPGHLMVDEVHSHKTPNQPFYYVTESFAHDKKVADWTIDGLGEFDAHDRVLMLMAHDDAAVDPAQLDFYPKPLNDWYQKGVGQKLKWMFLEDFEEALESNEKGGQAFLCTERTDRIFSETCVSTIGVLAAGTE, encoded by the exons ATGGCGGATGAGTTCCTAGCCACTCCCAAGCCGCCGCCAGAGCTCAACATACCAACTTCAAGCAACATCGTGAAGGTGTCCTGCATCGACAG CACATCACGTTTCAGGCTGCCTATCACCAACTTCCTCCAGCCAGACTACGTAGGCCACGACAAGCTCTGTGGGCCCTCCTTCTCCTTCCTCATAGAACATCCATCCTCAAAACCTGTTCTCTTCGACCTTGGCGTCCGCAAAGACTGGGAGGAACTGCCCTCCTACCCCAAGTTTGTCAAGAATAACTGGTACATCAACGTCCCGAAGGACGTACCAGAGATTCTTGGCGAGAATGGCGTCGATGTCGATGGAGGTGCAATTAGCGCTATCATCTGGTCACATCATCACTGGGATCATGTTGGCGATGCTTCCAGGTTCCCATCTTCCACGGAATTGGTTGTCGGGCCGGGCTTTAAGGACGCGTACCTACCGGGCTATCCCAAGAATGAGAAATCAACACTTTTAGAAACTGATTTCGAGGGCCGAAATGTAAGGGAGGTTGACGTGAAGGGAGAGGGCGGCGGATTGAGGATTGGGCGGTTTTATGCATATGACTACTTTGGCGATGGCAGCTTTTACCTGCTTGATACGCCGGGTCATTCCGTTGGGCACATGTGTGGTCTTGCGAGGACGTCATCGAGCCCTCATTCGTTCGTGTTCATGGGAGGCGACGCAGCACATCATGGTGGTGAGTTCCGACCCACGGAGTACCTGCCACTGCCAACGGAGGTCAAGCCTTCACCATTGAAGCGTCGTAATGTGTGTCCTGGGCACTTGATGGTTGACGAAGTACATTCGCACAAGACTCCGAATCAGCCGTTCTACTATGTCACGGAAAGCTTTGCACACGACAAGAAAGTCGCTGACTGGACAATTGATGGTCTGGGCGAGTTCGACGCTCACGATCGTGTCTTGATGCTAATGGCCCACGACGATGCGGCTGTCGATCCTGCGCAGCTGGACTTTTACCCCAAGCCACTTAATGACTGGTATCAGAAGGGCGTTGGGCAGAAGCTCAAGTGGATGTTTCTGGAAGACTTTGAGGAAGCACTGGAGTCGAATGAGAAAGGAGGGCAGGCCTTCCTGTGCACCGAACGTACAGATCGCATATTTTCCGAGACATGTGTTAGTACCATCGGTGTACTCGCCGCAGGTACTGAATGA
- a CDS encoding Cytochrome P450 monooxygenase astJ: MSQVHLMLAIIGSLAVILSVRQVFCIVYNLFYHPLAFFPGPKTAAARDIKYIKPLHDQYGSVVRIAPNELSLADPTAWKAELVLKAPHLILAPDEAHSRMRRKLAHAFSAAAVKEQEYLMRVHFDKMVDRIREQAWASRCGLVDMEKMYNCVAFDVIGDLAFGESFGALDAFEYHEYMNGVFMNLKVFSMFQRLSVYKWALKAIGMLMSVVPAAVEGRRKHFAFAAERVKARMSRETDRKDFLWYILKHNEKDGRGLSREEIYSNSGLLIGAGSETTATTLTGATFYLLNNPKSMQRLCDEVRSAFGSTSEISIATASKLPYLVAIIEEAMRLYPPGPAANVRVTNHAMDIDSRLVPRGTRVAVQQWTAHRSESNFHDAERFLPERWLANADARFASDKRNAVNPFSFGPRNCLGKALAYAEMYSIMARVVYNFDMELDIRSSDWLNQRAFIFWEKGPLWVKITPRT; encoded by the exons ATGTCTCAAGTGCACCTCATGTTGGCCATCATTGGCAGCCTCGCGGTCATATTATCAGTCCGCCAGGTCTTCTGCATCGTTTATAATCTATTTTACCACCCATTGGCTTTCTTTCCCGGCCCAAAGACAGCAGCAGCGA GGGATATTAAGTACATCAAACCCCTGCACGATCAGTATGGCAGTGTCGTTCGCATTGCTCCGAATGAGCTCAGCTTAGCCGATCCGACAGCCTGGAAAG CAGAGCTCGTCCTTAAGGCTCCGCATCTCATCCTCGCTCCGGATGAAGCTCACTCACGGATGCGACGGAAGCTTGCACATGCCTTCTCCGCGGCGGCTGTGAAGGAGCAGGAGTACCTCATGCGGGTGCATTTTGATAAAATGGTCGACCGCATTCGAGAGCAGGCCTGGGCATCTCGCTGCGGGCTCGTTGATATGGAGAAGATGTACAACTGCGTCGCGTTCGATGTGATCGGTGATCTGGCCTTCGGCGAGTCATTCGGTGCTCTCGATGCCTTTGAGTATCATGAGTACATGAACGGCGTTTTCATGAACCTAAAAGTCTTCAGCATGTTTCAGCGTTTGAGCGTCTACAAATGGGCGCTGAAAGCTATTGGAATGTTGATGTCAGTGGTTCCAGCAGCCGTGGAGGGCAGGAGAAAGCATTTCGCTTTCGCGGCAGAGCGTGTCAAAGCTCGCATGAGCCGCGAGACTGACAGAAAGGACTTCCTTTGGTACATCTTGAAGCATAACGAGAAAGATGGCCGCGGTCTCAGTCGAGAAGAGATCTACTCCAATTCCGGACTGCTCATAGGAGCTGGCAGTGAGACAACTGCCACGACCTTGACCGGAGCGACATTCTATTTGCTCAACAATCCGAAGAGCATGCAAAGACTCTGCGATGAAGTGAGGTCAGCCTTCGGATCGACCTCAGAGATCTCCATCGCCACTGCTTCAAAGTTGCCGTACTTGGTGGCCATCATAGAGGAAGCCATGCGGCTATACCCTCCTGGACCTGCAGCGAATGTGCGTGTCACAAACCATGCGATGGACATCGACAGTCGCCTCGTGCCACGTGGTACTCGCGTGGCTGTTCAGCAGTGGACAGCGCATCGATCCGAGAGCAACTTTCATGACGCTGAACGTTTCTTGCCAGAACGGTGGCTGGCAAATGCTGATGCCAGATTCGCCAGTGACAAGCGCAATGCTGTCAACCCATTCTCATTCGGCCCAAGAAATTGCCTCGGAAAGGCATTGGCGTACGCCGAGATGTACTCGATTATGGCGCGTGTGGTGTACAACTTCGACATGGAGCTTGACATCAGATCATCGGACTGGCTCAATCAGCGCGCGTTCATCTTCTGGGAGAAAGGACCTCTCTGGGTCAAAATTACACCGCGGACTTGA